Proteins encoded in a region of the Isosphaeraceae bacterium EP7 genome:
- a CDS encoding sigma-70 family RNA polymerase sigma factor produces the protein MDDADFAGMISRARGGDDAAARELICRFEADVRTMVRVRLPKLLRNRFDSLDFTQAVWASVFVGLRDDSDESFQDEDQMRKFLGGVVRNKVMEEYRRHTRTRKYDLAREQPLYVRRNGRDRPMDLPGHEPTPSQVVQAGDQLNRLIAGRTDRAAEVIELRRQNLTFEEIAARMKMSERYVRRIVESLRERLEEPQ, from the coding sequence ATGGACGACGCAGACTTCGCCGGGATGATTTCCAGGGCCAGGGGGGGCGACGACGCCGCGGCCCGCGAGCTGATCTGCCGCTTCGAGGCCGACGTCCGCACGATGGTGCGGGTCCGCCTGCCGAAGCTCCTCCGCAACCGATTCGACAGCCTGGACTTCACCCAGGCCGTCTGGGCCAGCGTGTTCGTCGGCCTGCGGGACGACTCCGACGAGTCGTTCCAGGACGAGGACCAGATGCGCAAATTCCTCGGCGGGGTCGTGCGCAACAAGGTGATGGAGGAGTACCGCAGGCACACCCGGACGCGCAAGTACGACCTCGCGCGCGAGCAGCCCCTCTACGTCAGGCGCAACGGCCGCGACCGGCCGATGGACCTGCCCGGCCACGAGCCGACCCCGTCGCAGGTGGTGCAGGCGGGCGACCAGCTCAACCGCCTGATCGCGGGCCGGACGGACCGGGCCGCCGAGGTCATCGAGCTGAGGCGCCAGAACCTGACCTTCGAAGAGATCGCCGCGCGGATGAAGATGAGCGAGCGATACGTCAGGCGGATCGTGGAGTCGCTCCGGGAACGCTTGGAGGAGCCGCAGTGA
- a CDS encoding protein kinase codes for MSPRPRRDRATRGGRPAPSARRSVPGESRRRPDAGASAGPPLKARRPAQPPRTGRAVDTVDSLLEEMADSWGRGENPAAESFLSRLHEPSPDDQLALIYQEYCLAEAAGVEADPADMLARFPGHAASLKRLFGLHGALDSTQLRDAIGPVGSTVLPGLGDQVGPFLLIKEMGSGAFARVYLAEQTDMESRLVVVKLGEAATSEHRLMARVRHPHVVEVISHAAVDGGAFQIMVMPFLGGATLGAVLEERRRRGVRPRRGVDLLDDLDHVSAPEFKASTAGQPARELISGLSHAQAMAWAFARLAEALDYAERRGVTHGDLKPSNILIAADGAPMLLDFNLAADDFAPGAATDSIRGTPAYMAPEVLRSGIARPKAAIDAHRADLYALGLVLRESLTGLAPPNVSVSGQGGFAALAVALLEARAAESLKGRTSIGYDAGLRSIMDRCLADDPADRYARGSQLAEDLELWRLGLPPAHARESRLVKLTRALRKRRPRAVLASLAVALALAVGSAVAVREVYRASQREQALAQLAATWDRHEQGAIRLQRQTQYGDWGSDVDPVALATRQLLSYRVLPPGDWRQRDSVLRLPPFWREELEGWLHEQALLLSIQTRRQGRGTDDRQRALAYLDAVDPSGKSTALRSERRRLTGESGSIAPPSGEDPPGWLEDYLLGVAAEEDDVRPDSRAALAFYNLALTQRTGGFWAHYRAGFVSHKLGESRAAAGHFGACIKLRPENATLLTRRAGDYFLMGDHAEASRDLDAALKLDPELKEAYVTRLLVRTALRRGESARADMEGFLSRARFGDPAARARLQQLLASESRFGLLPSAKDQAQAKDLILSLVPDDVDTRVNHAHQLARARKLDEAIALFDEIIAEQPRHVHARALRAGCMFNLRHPGTAEALVRVIEDPQFEQVCAYDPLSLRLFDYAARTLGNEGREYAALRYARNGLLLAQGQGQHDKDGIRKAMRAEMNYSVARSLDVAAKLNPSLSDQVAGYLNEALRDNPKILLEMEVDPDDDFPRAREHSGLNLARMLTSTPR; via the coding sequence ATGTCCCCCCGTCCCCGCCGCGACCGCGCGACGCGAGGCGGCCGGCCCGCCCCCTCGGCCCGGAGGTCCGTCCCGGGGGAGTCACGCCGAAGGCCCGACGCGGGCGCCAGCGCCGGCCCCCCGCTGAAGGCCCGCCGCCCTGCGCAGCCTCCCAGGACGGGACGCGCGGTCGACACGGTCGACTCGCTGCTCGAAGAGATGGCCGACAGCTGGGGACGCGGGGAGAATCCCGCCGCCGAGTCGTTCCTCAGCCGCCTGCATGAACCGTCGCCCGACGATCAGCTGGCCCTGATCTACCAGGAATATTGCCTGGCCGAGGCCGCCGGAGTCGAGGCCGATCCGGCCGACATGCTGGCGCGATTCCCTGGCCACGCAGCCAGCCTGAAGCGGCTCTTCGGCCTGCATGGGGCCCTCGACTCGACGCAGCTGCGCGACGCGATCGGCCCGGTCGGCTCGACCGTCCTGCCCGGCCTGGGCGACCAGGTGGGCCCGTTCCTCCTGATCAAGGAGATGGGCAGCGGGGCATTCGCTCGGGTCTACCTCGCCGAGCAGACGGACATGGAAAGCCGCCTGGTCGTCGTCAAGCTGGGGGAGGCGGCCACGTCGGAGCATCGCCTGATGGCCCGGGTCCGCCACCCGCACGTCGTCGAGGTGATCTCGCACGCGGCGGTCGACGGCGGCGCGTTCCAGATCATGGTCATGCCCTTCCTGGGCGGGGCGACGCTGGGGGCGGTGCTGGAGGAGCGGCGGCGGCGCGGCGTGCGGCCCAGGCGCGGGGTCGACCTGCTGGACGACCTGGACCATGTCTCGGCCCCCGAGTTCAAGGCATCCACCGCGGGCCAGCCCGCGCGCGAGCTGATCTCCGGTCTCTCGCACGCCCAGGCCATGGCCTGGGCCTTCGCTCGGCTGGCCGAGGCCCTCGATTACGCCGAGCGGCGGGGGGTGACGCACGGCGACCTGAAGCCCTCGAACATCCTGATCGCCGCCGACGGCGCGCCGATGCTGCTCGACTTCAACCTCGCGGCCGACGACTTCGCGCCGGGCGCGGCGACCGACTCGATCCGGGGGACCCCCGCCTACATGGCCCCGGAAGTCCTGCGGTCGGGGATCGCCAGGCCCAAGGCGGCGATCGACGCTCACAGGGCCGACCTGTACGCGCTGGGCCTGGTGCTCCGCGAGTCGCTGACCGGGCTGGCGCCGCCGAACGTCTCGGTCTCGGGGCAGGGGGGATTCGCCGCCCTGGCCGTCGCGCTGCTGGAGGCGCGGGCGGCCGAGTCGTTGAAGGGCCGGACCTCGATTGGCTACGACGCGGGCCTGCGCTCGATCATGGACCGCTGCCTGGCCGACGACCCCGCGGACCGCTACGCCCGAGGTAGCCAACTGGCCGAGGACCTCGAGCTCTGGAGGTTGGGACTGCCGCCGGCGCACGCCCGCGAGTCCAGGCTCGTGAAGCTCACCCGCGCCCTACGCAAGCGCCGTCCTCGCGCCGTCCTGGCGTCATTGGCGGTCGCCCTGGCCCTGGCGGTCGGCTCGGCGGTGGCCGTGCGAGAGGTCTACCGCGCCAGCCAGCGCGAGCAGGCCCTGGCCCAGCTCGCCGCCACCTGGGACCGCCACGAGCAGGGCGCCATCCGACTCCAGCGTCAGACTCAGTACGGCGACTGGGGCTCGGACGTGGATCCCGTCGCGCTGGCCACGCGACAGCTCTTGAGCTACCGGGTGCTTCCGCCCGGCGATTGGCGTCAGCGGGACAGTGTTCTCCGACTGCCACCCTTCTGGCGTGAGGAATTGGAGGGCTGGCTTCATGAGCAAGCCTTGCTCCTCTCGATCCAGACCCGTCGCCAGGGCCGCGGAACCGATGATCGCCAGCGGGCACTGGCCTACCTCGATGCCGTTGACCCCTCCGGAAAATCGACGGCTCTGCGATCCGAGCGCCGGCGGCTCACGGGCGAGTCGGGCTCGATCGCCCCGCCCTCGGGCGAGGACCCGCCGGGATGGCTGGAAGACTATCTCCTCGGCGTCGCAGCTGAGGAGGACGACGTGCGACCCGACTCACGTGCGGCCCTGGCTTTCTACAATCTGGCCCTGACGCAGCGCACCGGAGGCTTCTGGGCGCACTATCGCGCCGGGTTCGTCTCGCACAAGCTGGGAGAGTCGCGTGCGGCAGCCGGGCACTTCGGAGCCTGTATCAAGCTGCGGCCCGAGAATGCCACCCTTCTCACCAGGCGCGCCGGCGACTATTTCCTGATGGGCGACCACGCCGAAGCGTCAAGAGACCTGGATGCTGCCCTGAAGCTAGACCCGGAGCTGAAAGAGGCTTACGTCACCCGGCTCCTAGTACGCACTGCGCTGCGGCGAGGCGAAAGCGCACGAGCCGATATGGAAGGCTTCCTGAGCCGCGCACGGTTCGGCGATCCGGCGGCCCGCGCCCGGCTTCAACAGTTGCTCGCTTCGGAGAGTCGGTTCGGCCTGCTGCCCTCCGCGAAGGACCAGGCTCAGGCCAAGGACCTAATCCTGTCCCTTGTGCCAGACGATGTTGACACGCGTGTCAACCACGCCCACCAGTTGGCCAGAGCTCGCAAGCTCGACGAGGCGATCGCCTTATTCGACGAGATCATCGCTGAGCAACCCAGGCATGTACACGCCCGCGCGTTGAGAGCCGGTTGCATGTTCAACCTGCGTCACCCGGGGACGGCTGAGGCCCTCGTCCGCGTCATCGAAGACCCGCAGTTCGAACAGGTCTGCGCCTACGACCCACTTTCGCTTCGACTTTTCGACTACGCAGCTCGCACCCTGGGGAATGAGGGTCGCGAGTACGCCGCCTTGCGTTACGCACGCAATGGCCTTCTCCTAGCTCAGGGGCAGGGCCAGCACGACAAGGATGGAATCAGGAAGGCCATGCGGGCCGAGATGAACTACTCGGTCGCGAGGAGTCTGGATGTCGCAGCGAAGCTCAACCCGTCGCTTAGCGATCAGGTAGCCGGCTACCTGAATGAGGCACTACGCGATAATCCCAAGATCCTTCTCGAAATGGAGGTCGACCCGGATGACGACTTCCCCAGGGCTCGCGAGCACTCAGGCCTGAATCTCGCCCGGATGCTGACCTCTACTCCCCGCTGA
- a CDS encoding cation-translocating P-type ATPase — translation MAQTRCTFKVRGLDCPVEAAELRRALEGFPGVFDLGFDLPRGTMTVRYDPSATGPPALVGRVAEHAGMTAEAVGEPESGEAPTLSWWGRNGRLAATVASGLLLAVGMAASWSGRESWSRVAYALAAAAGSLDLLPRALRALRDRRLDIHVLMALAVAGAAWLGQWDEAATVAFLFGLSDLLETMSLEHARRSIRRLLEVAPETAELVGEGGQVRIVPAADLRTGDLVRVRAGERVPIDGTVVEGRSGVDQKSVTGESVPIVRGPGDRVYAGTVNGEGSLEVRASGPLGESVVTRLMERVRAAQAGRAPVQRSVERFAAVYTPAVVGVSLATALGGPLARLGMGLTPDWADWFGRSLIVLVAACPCALVIATPVALVSAMAAAARRGVLVKGGQFLEAIGRLKVLAFDKTGTLTRGEPAVVDVVAAEGNAGDDVLRIAAALGDRGGHVLGRAIARHARHLRLDVPPADEYQAVPGLGATGRVDAQRYHMGSHRYIDESGQCEAGFHERLALADGPGTSVALTDGRRPMGWITLADEPRPEAAAVLAELRGLGIVPVMLTGDNQATAAAIAALLGMVELRAGLLPGAKADMIAELEATRGPTGMVGDGVNDAPALAAARVGVAMGGISSAAALETADVVLMADDLTALPWLVRHGRATLARIRQNIALSLGTKAIVLVLALFGMASLRMAVITDVGTSLLVTVNALRLLRAGDRR, via the coding sequence ATGGCCCAGACCCGCTGTACGTTCAAGGTCCGGGGGCTGGACTGCCCGGTGGAAGCCGCCGAGCTTCGAAGGGCCCTGGAGGGGTTTCCCGGGGTCTTCGACCTGGGCTTCGACCTCCCGAGGGGGACCATGACCGTGCGGTATGACCCCTCGGCCACCGGCCCCCCGGCGCTGGTGGGCCGGGTGGCCGAGCACGCGGGAATGACGGCCGAGGCGGTCGGCGAGCCCGAGTCGGGCGAGGCCCCGACGCTGTCGTGGTGGGGCCGCAACGGCCGGCTCGCGGCCACCGTCGCGTCGGGCCTGCTGCTGGCGGTCGGCATGGCGGCATCCTGGTCGGGCCGCGAAAGCTGGTCGAGGGTGGCCTACGCCCTGGCGGCGGCGGCCGGCTCGCTGGACCTGCTGCCGCGAGCGCTCAGGGCCCTGCGCGATCGACGGCTCGACATCCACGTCCTGATGGCCCTGGCGGTTGCGGGGGCGGCCTGGCTGGGGCAGTGGGACGAGGCCGCGACGGTCGCGTTCCTCTTCGGCCTCTCCGACCTGCTTGAGACCATGAGCCTGGAGCACGCCAGGCGCTCGATCCGGAGGCTGCTGGAAGTCGCCCCCGAGACCGCCGAGCTGGTGGGCGAAGGGGGCCAGGTCCGGATCGTGCCGGCGGCCGACCTGCGCACCGGCGACCTCGTCCGGGTCAGGGCCGGCGAGCGGGTGCCGATCGACGGCACGGTGGTCGAGGGGCGCTCGGGCGTCGACCAGAAGTCGGTGACCGGCGAGAGCGTGCCGATCGTCCGCGGGCCCGGCGACCGGGTCTATGCCGGGACGGTCAACGGCGAAGGGAGCCTGGAAGTGCGGGCCTCGGGCCCCCTGGGCGAGTCGGTGGTCACTCGCCTGATGGAGCGAGTCCGCGCCGCGCAGGCGGGCCGTGCGCCGGTCCAGCGCTCGGTCGAGCGGTTCGCGGCCGTCTATACGCCGGCCGTGGTCGGGGTCTCGCTGGCCACGGCGCTGGGCGGGCCGCTCGCCCGGCTGGGCATGGGCCTGACGCCGGACTGGGCCGACTGGTTCGGCCGATCCCTCATCGTCCTGGTGGCCGCCTGCCCGTGCGCCCTGGTCATCGCCACGCCGGTCGCCCTGGTGAGCGCCATGGCGGCGGCTGCCCGGCGCGGCGTGCTGGTGAAGGGGGGGCAGTTTCTGGAGGCGATCGGCCGGCTCAAGGTCCTGGCGTTCGACAAGACGGGGACGTTGACGCGGGGCGAGCCTGCGGTGGTCGACGTGGTGGCGGCCGAGGGTAACGCCGGCGACGACGTCCTGCGCATCGCCGCGGCGCTGGGGGACCGCGGCGGACATGTGCTGGGCCGGGCCATCGCCCGCCACGCCCGGCACCTGCGGCTGGACGTCCCACCGGCCGACGAGTACCAGGCGGTCCCAGGCCTGGGGGCCACCGGGCGCGTCGACGCGCAGCGATATCACATGGGTAGCCACCGCTACATCGATGAGTCGGGGCAGTGCGAGGCGGGCTTCCACGAGCGATTGGCGCTTGCCGACGGCCCCGGCACGTCGGTGGCCCTGACCGACGGCCGACGCCCGATGGGGTGGATTACCCTGGCCGACGAGCCCAGGCCCGAGGCCGCCGCCGTCCTGGCCGAGCTGCGAGGCCTGGGGATCGTCCCGGTGATGCTCACCGGCGACAACCAGGCCACGGCCGCCGCCATCGCCGCCCTCCTGGGCATGGTCGAGCTGCGTGCCGGCCTGCTGCCGGGCGCCAAGGCCGACATGATCGCCGAGCTGGAAGCGACCCGCGGGCCGACGGGCATGGTCGGCGACGGCGTCAATGACGCCCCCGCGCTGGCCGCCGCGAGGGTGGGCGTGGCCATGGGCGGGATCTCCAGCGCCGCGGCCCTGGAGACCGCCGACGTGGTCTTGATGGCCGACGACCTGACCGCCTTGCCCTGGCTCGTCCGCCACGGCCGGGCGACCCTGGCGCGGATCCGGCAGAATATCGCCCTCTCGCTCGGGACGAAAGCTATTGTTCTTGTGCTGGCCCTCTTCGGCATGGCAAGCCTGAGGATGGCCGTGATCACCGATGTCGGCACCAGCCTGCTCGTCACGGTCAACGCCCTGAGGCTGCTCCGGGCAGGAGACCGCCGCTGA
- a CDS encoding FG-GAP-like repeat-containing protein, whose translation MPDAVVKLRTKGKPGRRFRPALAELEPRLPLAGDLAVPTADEQYMLELINRMRANPAAEGQRMLAQVRADPVLQSATRNWDMNQFVRVISAFAASPPLAFNTRLIAAARVQNGAMLAMNNQVHAPQGFLTDPAVARAADGQAYYPVNNLSWSTGENIFAYSEVVQKTRLRDYVDYLHAGFVIDWGNPDYGHLHNLLAPGPSGTTFGTIGFSEIGVGLLTGAVPTAPSPNSNDVGPVLVTQEFGWHTGNPFLTGTFYKDTDGDNFYSPGEGLGSVTITATRRGGGGTFQATTWASGGYSLAIPSGIYDVTTSGAGTDGLSTVVTIGQDNVGWGAKVSAVSVTPAGDTPIPGDYDGDHKADRAVYQPSTARWFVRSSLNGSTAVYTWGVAGSTDTPAPADYDGDGKTDLAIYQPSTGRWQIRTMTSTPGTLSVVWGQAGAGDIPVPGDYDGDGKADIAVFRPSTAQWFILGSATGPRVVTFGLAGVDLPVPADYSGDGKLELATYRPSTGQWFLGTATGSVLINGHVWGQAGSADVPVPADYDGDGRADLAVYRPGSGQWFLNLAGAPPFTWGAAGSTDQPAPADYDGDRKADLAVYRPENANWYTSGSTAGQSAILFGRSGTGTSTAMLASQGVTAIGTFTGRTSLAAGSAAGIQASSATATNSTRTSRPRRPAVPGDAVPAPFPAGRRRWASFKGRAWARASV comes from the coding sequence ATGCCGGATGCAGTCGTCAAGTTGCGGACGAAGGGCAAGCCCGGGCGCCGCTTCAGGCCGGCCCTGGCCGAGTTGGAGCCGCGCCTGCCGCTGGCCGGCGACCTGGCCGTACCGACCGCCGATGAGCAGTACATGCTCGAGCTGATCAACCGGATGCGCGCCAACCCGGCCGCCGAAGGCCAGCGGATGCTGGCCCAGGTTCGGGCCGACCCCGTGCTCCAGTCTGCCACCCGCAACTGGGACATGAACCAGTTCGTCCGGGTCATCTCGGCCTTCGCCGCGTCGCCCCCGCTGGCATTCAACACCCGGCTCATCGCCGCCGCCCGCGTGCAGAACGGCGCGATGCTGGCGATGAACAACCAGGTCCACGCCCCCCAGGGATTTCTGACCGACCCGGCCGTGGCCAGGGCGGCCGACGGCCAGGCGTACTACCCGGTGAACAACCTCTCGTGGTCCACGGGCGAGAACATCTTCGCCTACTCGGAGGTCGTCCAGAAGACGCGCCTGCGTGACTACGTGGACTACCTCCACGCCGGCTTCGTCATCGACTGGGGCAACCCGGACTACGGTCACCTGCACAACCTGCTCGCCCCCGGCCCGTCGGGCACCACCTTCGGCACGATCGGGTTCAGCGAGATCGGCGTCGGCCTGCTCACCGGCGCCGTCCCGACCGCACCCTCGCCCAACAGCAACGACGTCGGCCCGGTGCTCGTCACCCAGGAGTTCGGCTGGCACACCGGCAACCCCTTCCTCACCGGGACGTTCTACAAGGACACCGACGGAGACAATTTCTACTCCCCCGGCGAAGGGCTGGGCAGCGTGACGATCACCGCCACGCGTCGCGGCGGCGGCGGGACGTTCCAGGCCACCACCTGGGCCTCGGGCGGTTACTCGCTGGCGATCCCGTCGGGGATCTACGACGTGACGACCTCGGGCGCGGGGACCGACGGGCTGTCGACCGTCGTGACCATCGGCCAGGACAACGTCGGCTGGGGCGCCAAGGTCTCCGCGGTGTCCGTCACGCCTGCGGGGGATACGCCCATCCCGGGCGACTACGACGGCGACCACAAGGCCGACCGCGCCGTCTATCAGCCCTCGACGGCCCGCTGGTTCGTCCGCTCCAGCCTCAACGGATCGACGGCCGTCTACACCTGGGGCGTGGCCGGCTCGACCGACACCCCGGCTCCGGCCGACTACGACGGCGACGGCAAGACCGACCTGGCCATCTACCAGCCCAGCACCGGGCGCTGGCAGATCCGGACCATGACCAGCACCCCGGGCACGCTCTCGGTCGTCTGGGGCCAGGCAGGCGCCGGCGACATCCCCGTGCCGGGCGACTACGACGGCGACGGCAAGGCCGACATCGCCGTCTTCCGCCCCAGCACCGCGCAGTGGTTCATCCTCGGATCGGCCACGGGCCCGCGCGTCGTCACCTTCGGCCTCGCCGGCGTCGACCTCCCCGTGCCGGCCGACTACAGCGGCGACGGCAAGCTGGAGCTGGCCACCTATCGGCCGTCCACCGGCCAGTGGTTCCTGGGAACCGCCACGGGATCGGTGCTCATCAACGGCCATGTCTGGGGCCAGGCCGGCAGCGCCGACGTCCCGGTTCCCGCCGACTACGACGGCGACGGCCGGGCCGACCTGGCCGTGTATCGGCCCGGCTCAGGCCAGTGGTTCCTGAATCTCGCCGGTGCCCCGCCGTTCACCTGGGGGGCCGCCGGCAGCACCGATCAGCCCGCCCCGGCCGACTACGACGGCGACCGCAAGGCCGACCTGGCCGTCTATCGCCCCGAGAACGCCAACTGGTACACCTCGGGCTCGACCGCCGGCCAATCGGCCATCCTGTTCGGCCGCTCGGGCACGGGCACCTCGACGGCGATGCTCGCCAGCCAGGGCGTCACGGCGATCGGCACCTTCACCGGCCGGACCTCGCTGGCCGCCGGATCGGCCGCGGGAATTCAGGCCAGTTCCGCGACTGCGACCAACTCCACGCGCACATCAAGGCCGAGACGTCCGGCGGTTCCCGGCGACGCCGTCCCGGCCCCATTCCCGGCGGGCCGGCGTCGTTGGGCGTCGTTCAAGGGGCGGGCTTGGGCGCGGGCTTCGGTTTGA
- a CDS encoding alpha/beta hydrolase has translation MRSGSKAALAAFALMGFVGVRACAADDPSIVRNKDVVYASPSGTPLKLDVARPLGEGPFPAVLAIHGGGWRGGSKGDVAPLMDQLVHRGYVAVSPQYRFCPEFPFPAQVHDVKAAVRWVKAHAAEYRIDPERVGVVGFSAGGHLALMLGLTDAKDGLEGDAEAGSPSTRVRAIVNYFGPTDLTARDLPIVSGVMVHDFLGGLPVKKPELAAQASPLTFLTRDDPPILTFQGTKDELVPATQATKLREAMTKLGVGGRVDILEGAGHGWAGAEMERTLAETYAFFDEHLKPKPAPKPAP, from the coding sequence ATGAGATCTGGCAGCAAGGCAGCCCTGGCCGCGTTCGCGTTGATGGGCTTCGTGGGCGTTCGCGCCTGCGCCGCCGATGACCCCTCGATCGTCCGGAACAAGGACGTTGTCTATGCGAGCCCGTCGGGCACGCCCCTGAAGCTCGACGTGGCCCGGCCGCTGGGCGAGGGGCCATTCCCGGCCGTGCTGGCGATCCACGGCGGCGGCTGGCGCGGGGGGTCGAAGGGGGACGTGGCCCCACTGATGGACCAGCTGGTGCATCGCGGCTACGTGGCCGTGTCGCCGCAATATCGGTTCTGCCCCGAGTTCCCGTTCCCGGCCCAGGTGCACGACGTGAAGGCCGCGGTGCGCTGGGTGAAGGCCCATGCAGCCGAGTACCGCATCGACCCCGAACGCGTCGGCGTGGTCGGGTTCTCGGCGGGCGGGCATCTGGCCCTGATGCTGGGATTGACCGATGCCAAGGATGGGTTGGAAGGGGATGCGGAGGCCGGCTCGCCGAGCACCCGCGTGCGGGCGATCGTGAATTACTTCGGGCCGACGGACCTGACGGCGCGGGATCTCCCGATCGTCTCGGGCGTGATGGTCCACGACTTCCTGGGGGGCCTCCCCGTGAAGAAGCCCGAACTCGCCGCGCAGGCCTCTCCGCTCACCTTCCTGACCCGGGACGACCCGCCGATCCTGACCTTCCAGGGGACCAAGGACGAGCTGGTGCCGGCGACTCAGGCGACCAAGCTGCGTGAGGCGATGACGAAGCTGGGCGTCGGCGGCCGGGTTGATATCCTGGAGGGGGCCGGCCACGGCTGGGCCGGCGCCGAGATGGAGCGGACCCTGGCCGAGACCTATGCCTTCTTCGACGAGCACCTCAAACCGAAGCCCGCGCCCAAGCCCGCCCCTTGA
- the elbB gene encoding isoprenoid biosynthesis glyoxalase ElbB gives MSRPRVAVCLSGCGYLDGAEIQEAVLTLLALDQAGAEAVCCAPDIDQAKVVDHRSGEPVAQRRNVLAESARIARGKIVGVSEVDVDSIDALVIPGGFGAALNLCDFAAAGPDCRVDPGVEAFIKAVHKQGKPIGAICIAPALLGRVLGRAGVNVKLTIGDDTGTAAALEQMGVTHRAAAVTEAVTDLEHKVASTPAYMLGQGPAEVFEGIRKCVDSVLAMVAVPTV, from the coding sequence ATGTCCCGACCCAGAGTCGCCGTCTGCCTGTCCGGCTGCGGATATCTTGATGGAGCGGAGATTCAGGAGGCGGTCTTGACGCTGCTGGCGCTCGACCAGGCGGGCGCCGAGGCGGTCTGCTGCGCACCGGATATCGACCAGGCCAAGGTGGTCGACCATCGCTCGGGCGAGCCGGTGGCCCAGCGCCGAAACGTGCTTGCCGAATCGGCCCGGATCGCTCGCGGCAAGATCGTCGGGGTCTCGGAGGTTGACGTCGACTCGATCGACGCGCTGGTGATTCCGGGCGGATTTGGCGCGGCGCTGAACCTGTGCGACTTCGCCGCGGCAGGGCCCGATTGCCGCGTCGACCCCGGCGTCGAGGCGTTCATCAAGGCGGTGCACAAGCAGGGGAAGCCGATCGGCGCCATCTGCATCGCCCCTGCGTTGCTGGGCCGGGTTCTGGGCCGCGCGGGGGTGAACGTCAAGCTCACCATCGGCGACGACACGGGGACGGCGGCGGCGCTGGAGCAAATGGGGGTCACGCACCGCGCGGCCGCCGTCACCGAGGCCGTGACCGACCTTGAACACAAGGTGGCGAGCACTCCGGCTTATATGCTGGGGCAAGGGCCTGCCGAGGTGTTCGAGGGGATCAGGAAGTGCGTCGACTCGGTGCTGGCAATGGTCGCCGTCCCGACCGTATGA
- a CDS encoding DNA starvation/stationary phase protection protein codes for MDAKGAKRRQLAPLDTPTDLSADATHDISASLNALLADFFALYLKTKNFHWHMSGSHFRDYHLLLDEQADQIFAATDPLAERVRKLGGTTIRSIGHINRLQRVLDNDADYVTPLDMLAELREDNLQTVARMREAHELCDEHKDVATASLLEVWIDEAERRNWFLFEACRPAESAGQP; via the coding sequence ATGGACGCCAAAGGTGCGAAGCGGCGGCAGCTGGCCCCGCTGGATACTCCGACCGACCTGTCGGCCGACGCGACTCACGACATCTCTGCATCGCTCAATGCCCTGCTGGCCGACTTCTTCGCGCTCTACCTGAAGACGAAGAACTTCCATTGGCACATGTCGGGTTCGCACTTCCGCGACTACCACCTGCTGCTCGACGAGCAAGCCGACCAGATCTTCGCCGCCACCGACCCCCTGGCCGAGCGAGTGCGGAAGCTCGGCGGCACGACCATCCGGTCGATCGGCCACATCAACCGGCTCCAGCGCGTTCTGGACAACGACGCCGACTACGTGACCCCGCTGGACATGCTGGCCGAGCTGCGCGAGGACAACCTCCAGACGGTGGCCCGGATGCGCGAGGCCCACGAGCTTTGCGACGAGCACAAGGACGTGGCGACCGCCAGCCTGCTGGAAGTCTGGATCGACGAGGCCGAGCGCCGCAACTGGTTCCTGTTCGAGGCCTGCCGCCCGGCCGAGTCCGCCGGCCAGCCCTGA